The following proteins are encoded in a genomic region of Thermothielavioides terrestris NRRL 8126 chromosome 5, complete sequence:
- a CDS encoding multicopper like protein (Extracellular Laccase - like Multicopper - like protein) codes for MSDPQLSPPKEGATAAATAAAKSTSRRPSLLLIVGGLVTFVVVALALGLGLGLGLTHRGGSSASSLLPPASSSSPLPGSGAAPNASLEDWRLDPSHYVLDMAWDINAPPTTRHYDFVITEGRGWPDGVVRDMLFINGKFPGPLIEANMGDRLVINVTNKLTANATTIHWHGLYQNGTNWFDGTTGITQCGIPPGQSLVYNFTLEQFGTYWYHSHYSTQYLDGILGPLIIHAPAEADARKLYDSDRVVLIQDWYHDVSQVNLETYLAPDNENTEPIPDNGLINGIGYFNCSSYDADSGYTCYDNSTYSVLSLEPNTRTRLRFINTGAFTEFDVSVDNHTLSVIEADATLVKPVTVHRFPIHVAQRYSVVVETNQSTSTNYWLRGAMITSCFTGNNPVLDTTTKAVISYSGNSTVVPSEDASVDWTDAIPIHCIDLDASTLVPTIPDPPPAATKMWRLDFSFGIGAYQLDRAKFNGTSWSVLDNTTTLIQAVDGLAAGQAQGSSSSSSSSSASKWAVDGPVSAFGSNQFVVGLSANGSIDVVDILLYSLDEGSHPFHLHGHTFWILQTGAGPFNWTAYQTTLYPSGGAASPLTANALRRDTFTLQPYSWTLLRFVADNAGLWAFHCHIAWHLEAGLMMQFLSRPDVLARTAVPDDVRGLCTAAGGK; via the exons ATGTCCGACCCGCAATTGTCCCCGCCCAAGGAGGgcgccactgccgccgccactgccgccgccaagaGCACCTCCAGGAGGCCGTCGCTGCTTCTGATCGTCGGCGGTCTCGTAACGTTTGTGGTAGTGGCTTTGGCCctgggcctcggcctcggcttgGGTCTCACGCACCGCGGCGGCTCTTCAGCGTCCTCGCTTCTCCCACCcgcgtcgtcttcgtctccCCTGCCCGGGTCCGGCGCTGCTCCCAATGCGAGCCTCGAGGACTGGCGGCTGGATCCCAGCCACTATGTCCTGGACATGGCCTGGGACATCaacgcgccgccgacgacgagacaCTATGACTTTGTCATCACGGAGGGCCGCGGTTGGCCCGATG GGGTGGTCCGCGACATGCTCTTCATCAATGGCAAGTTCCCGGGGCCGCTGATCGAGGCGAACATGGGCGACCGCCTCGTCATCAACGTCACCAACAAGCTGACTGCCAACGCCACCACCATCCACTGGCACGGCCTCTACCAGAACGGCACCAACTGGTTCGACGGCACCACCGGCATTACGCAGTGCGGCATCCCGCCCGGCCAGTCGCTCGTGTACAACTTCACGCTCGAGCAGTTCGGCACCTATTGGTACCATTCGCACTACAGTACCCAGTATCTAGATGGTATCCTGGGGCCGCTCATCATCCACGccccggccgaggccgacgcgcGGAAGCTGTACGACAGCGACCGCGTTGTTCTCATCCAGGACTGGTATCACGATGTCAGCCAGGTCAATCTCGAGACCTATCTGGCCCCGGACAACGAGAACACGGAGCCCATTCCGGACAACGGCCTGATCAACGGCATCGGATA CTTCAACTGCTCTTCCTATGACGCGGACTCCGGGTACACCTGCTACGACAACAGCACGTACTCCGTCTTGTCGCTGGAGCCG AATACCCGCACTCGGCTGCGCTTCATCAACACGGGCGCCTTCACCGAGTTTGACGTCAGCGTCGACAACCACACGCTGTCCGTGATCGAAGCCGACGCTACGCTTGTCAAACCGGTTACTGTGCACAG GTTCCCCATTCACGTTGCTCAACGGTACAGCGTGGTCGTGGAAACCAACCAGTCGACGTCCACCAACTACTGGCTGCGCGGCGCCATGATCACTAGCTGCTTCACCGGCAACAACCCGGTGCTCGACACGACAACGAAAGCCGTCATCTCCTACTCGGGCAACAGCACCGTCGTGCCCAGCGAAGACGCCTCGGTCGACTGGACCGACGCCATCCCGATCCACTGCATCGACCTGGACGCCAGCACCCTGGTGCCGACCATACCggacccgccgccggcggcaaccaAGATGTGGCGCCTCGACTTCAGcttcggcatcggcgccTACCAGCTCGACCGGGCCAAGTTCAACGGCACCTCGTGGTCGGTGCTGGACAACACGACCACGCTCATCCAGGCCGTCGACGGCCTAGCCGCCGGGCAGGCTCAGGGgtcatcatcgtcatcatcatcgtcatccGCCAGCAAGTGGGCGGTCGACGGCCCGGTCAGCGCCTTCGGCTCGAACCAGTTCGTCGTCGGGCTGAGCGCCAACGGCTCGATCGACGTCGTCGACATCCTGCTCTACAGCCTGGACGAAGGCTCGCACCCGTTCCATCTGCACGGCCACACCTTC TGGATCCTCCaaaccggcgccggcccctTCAACTGGACGGCCTACCAGACCACGCTGTACCcctcgggcggcgccgcctcgccgctgacCGCCAACGCCCTGCGCCGCGACACATTCACGCTGCAGCCCTACTCCTGGACGCTGCTCCGCTTCGTCGCCGACAACGCCGGCCTGTGGGCCTTCCACTGCCACATCGCCTGGCACCTCGAGGCCGGGCTCATGATGCAGTTCCTCAGCCGGCCGGACGTGCTGGCTAGGACGGCGGTGCCGGATGATGTGCGGGGGCTgtgcacggcggcgggggggaAGTAG